A section of the Pectinophora gossypiella chromosome 11, ilPecGoss1.1, whole genome shotgun sequence genome encodes:
- the LOC126370895 gene encoding dolichol-phosphate mannosyltransferase subunit 3 isoform X2, with translation MTKLLEWISVLSALFAVWYSLIGGYVKHPLIEKNMNLILVSPILFVILFGLYAVTVVLYRVFTFNNCEEAAKELQEQIVEARKDLKEKGIKW, from the coding sequence ATGACGAAGTTACTGGAGTGGATCTCTGTATTGTCCGCTCTGTTCGCGGTATGGTATTCGCTAATCGGCGGCTACGTGAAGCATCCACTCATAGAAAAGAACATGAACTTGATTTTAGTATCTCCAATATTATTTGTCATATTGTTTGGTTTGTACGCTGTAACTGTGGTCCTGTATCGAGTTTTCACCTTTAACAACTGTGAAGAGGCCGCTAAAGAATTGCAGGAGCAAATTGTTGAGGCTAGAAAAGACTTAAAAGAGAAGGGAATAAAGTGGTAA
- the LOC126370895 gene encoding dolichol-phosphate mannosyltransferase subunit 3 isoform X1 — MCNLAMTKLLEWISVLSALFAVWYSLIGGYVKHPLIEKNMNLILVSPILFVILFGLYAVTVVLYRVFTFNNCEEAAKELQEQIVEARKDLKEKGIKW, encoded by the exons ATGTGTAATTT AGCCATGACGAAGTTACTGGAGTGGATCTCTGTATTGTCCGCTCTGTTCGCGGTATGGTATTCGCTAATCGGCGGCTACGTGAAGCATCCACTCATAGAAAAGAACATGAACTTGATTTTAGTATCTCCAATATTATTTGTCATATTGTTTGGTTTGTACGCTGTAACTGTGGTCCTGTATCGAGTTTTCACCTTTAACAACTGTGAAGAGGCCGCTAAAGAATTGCAGGAGCAAATTGTTGAGGCTAGAAAAGACTTAAAAGAGAAGGGAATAAAGTGGTAA